A genomic window from Salvia splendens isolate huo1 chromosome 11, SspV2, whole genome shotgun sequence includes:
- the LOC121754423 gene encoding receptor-like protein kinase: MWFFNFKIVWLLAVVITLVGAGEICHSNDLKGLEGFQVGIRSDRDMDRSWLLQLGRPIDLSSFIDLTGEIPPTIGSRLPRLRKLALSGNQFKGTLPESIGKLSELQELYLSENSFTGSIPGSIGNLQGLRMLDLHSNRLSGSIPGSMGELQCLKELDLSNNSLSGRIPSSITRLKAVSVICLDNNHLERSHTPSGSCRPFGLIPSSIGNLRSLTELYLNSNRLSGQLPASISQLANLLIFSVSYNLIEGPLPHQRTALANLQTLELSFNQLNLNYILKWLLKLPSLSRIFLAGCNIQGGLSEDVLTTPSPLQKLDLSVNRLTGSIPGWIGKLTELYSLNLSLNDLVDTIPTSIMDLTSLGLLDLHSNKLAVSLEWRYRVRSLTFLDLSDNSFTGGIEQIGMETQLDIQYINLSHNMIKGRLPDSIGRLESLKSLDLSYNRLDSEIPATLGNASSMENLKPQRNHFTGRIPDEFLKFKNLKDLDLSSNSLEGRIPYGEPLIGFPRGSYLGNKDLCGAPLEPCQP, encoded by the exons ATGTGGTTCTTCAACTTCAAGATTGTGTGGCTTTTAGCTGTTGTAATAACTCTTGTTGGTGCTGGAGAGATTTGCCACTCCAATGACCTGAAAGGGCTAGAAGGTTTCCAGGTGGGGATCCGGTCGGACCGAGACATGGACCGGTCGTGGCTGCTGCAGCTGGGAAGGC CCATTGACCTATCCAGCTTCATCGACTTAACCGGGGAGATCCCTCCAACGATCGGCTCCCGTCTCCCCAGGCTACGGAAGCTTGCCCTCTCTGGCAACCAATTCAAAGGCACATTGCCTGAGAGCATTGGTAAGCTGTCTGAACTCCAAGAATTGTACCTGTCTGAAAACAGCTTCACTGGCTCCATACCTGGAAGCATAGGAAATCTCCAAGGGCTGAGGATGCTGGATTTGCATTCCAACCGATTATCGG GAAGCATACCTGGCAGCATGGGTGAATTGCAGTGTCTGAAGGAGCTTGATCTGTCTAACAACTCGCTATCCGGGCGAATCCCATCTTCGATAACTAGGTTGAAGGCTGTATCAGTTATCTGCCTCGACAACAATCACCTC GAAAGATCCCATACTCCTTCGGGTTCCTGTCGTCCCTTCGGATTGATCCCTTCGAGCATAGGCAATCTGAGATCATTGACAGAGCTGTACCTGAACAGCAACAGGCTATCAGGACAACTACCAGCCTCGATAAGCCAGCTTGCGAATCTACTCATTTTCAGCGTCTCGTACAACTTGATCGAAGGGCCGTTGCCACACCAAAGGACAGCCCTCGCGAATCTCCAAACGCTCGAGCTCTCATTCAACCAGCTGAACTTGAATTACATCCTAAAGTGGCTGCTGAAGCTGCCTTCCCTGTCGAGAATTTTCTTGGCCGGCTGCAATATCCAAGGCGGACTATCGGAGGATGTACTCACCACTCCAAGTCCACTGCAAAAGCTCGACTTATCAGTGAACCGCCTGACAGGAAGCATCCCGGGATGGATTGGTAAGCTAACAGAGCTATACTCGTTGAACTTATCACTCAACGACCTTGTAGACACGATCCCTACCTCGATCATGGACTTAACAAGCCTCGGGTTGCTAGATCTTCACTCCAACAAGCTAGCAGTCTCTCTAGAATGGAGATATAGAGTGAGATCCCTGACGTTTCTTGATCTTTCCGACAATAGCTTCACGGGTGGCATCGAGCAAATAGGCATGGAGACACAACTCGACATACAGTACATCAATCTATCACACAACATGATCAAAGGTAGATTGCCTGATTCCATAGGGAGATTGGAGTCACTGAAGAGCCTGGACTTGAGCTACAACCGCCTCGACTCTGAGATACCCGCGACACTAGGAAACGCGAGCTCCATGGAAAACCTGAAGCCGCAGAGAAATCACTTCACCGGGAGAATACCAGATGAGTTTCTCAAGTTCAAGAACCTCAAGGACTTGGACCTTTCGAGCAATTCTCTCGAGGGAAGAATTCCGTACGGGGAGCCTCTGATCGGCTTCCCGAGAGGCTCGTACTTGGGAAACAAAGATCTGTGTGGCGCGCCGCTCGAACCCTGTCAGCCTTGA